One segment of Papaver somniferum cultivar HN1 unplaced genomic scaffold, ASM357369v1 unplaced-scaffold_81, whole genome shotgun sequence DNA contains the following:
- the LOC113345239 gene encoding jasmonate O-methyltransferase-like, whose product MDQATQHLYMNKGISEFSYSSNSPVSKQAIYKTKIVVEEAILDILSKFSSSTSISAAEKIRSICVADLGCSSGPTALLVISNLLDTIYNKYRESTMVMTEILVFLNDLPENDFNTLFKYLKSFCEELRNTKGDGFGPCFVAGMPGTFYGRLFPSNTVHFVHSSYSLHWLSQVSSSDPTNKESCALFGLLSMALRDMVSKVYQCM is encoded by the exons ATGGATCAAGCCACTCAACATCTCTACATGAATAAGGGCATTTCAGAATTTAGTTATTCCTCTAACTCACCGGTTTCG AAGCAAGCTATATATAAAACGAAGATAGTGGTAGAGGAAGCAATACTGGACATACTATCAAAGTTCTCTAGTAGTACCAGCATCTCTGCAGCCGAGAAGATTCGGAGTATATGTGTTGCAgatttaggttgttcttctggcCCAACTGCACTGCTGGTCATTTCTAATCTGCTGGACACTATCTACAACAAATATCGCGAGTCTACGATGGTTATGACCGAGATCCTCGTGTTTCTTAATGATCTTCCTGAGAATGACTTTAACACCCTTTTCAAGTATTTAAAAAGTTTTTGTGAGGAATTAAGAAATACCAAAGGAGATGGTTTTGGACCATGTTTTGTTGCTGGGATGCCTGGCACATTTTATGGTAGACTTTTTCCAAGTAACACTGTTCACTTTGTTCATTCTTCCTACAGTCTCCACTGGTTATCTCAGGTGTCTAGTTCAGATCCTACCAATAAAGAGTCTTGCGCTTTATTTGGGCTATTATCCATGGCACTCAGGGACATGGTTTCAAAGGTATACCAATGCATGTGA